In Apium graveolens cultivar Ventura chromosome 10, ASM990537v1, whole genome shotgun sequence, the following are encoded in one genomic region:
- the LOC141689019 gene encoding ribulose bisphosphate carboxylase small subunit, chloroplastic-like has protein sequence MSAASFSAPVAGSTYVGLKPSPPKLFQMKDSVAWNRKTVSNGSKTHCMKTWNPIDNKKFETLSYLPPLTDDSIAKEIDYMMKKGWIPCLEFDALGYVYRENSRIPNYYDGRYWTMWKLPMFGCTDASQVLHEIAECKKAYPTAYIRCLAFDNIRQAQCMSFVIQKPTTTS, from the exons ATGTCTGCTGCAAGCTTTTCGGCTCCGGTGGCTGGATCCACCTATGTTGGCTTGAAACCTAGCCCGCCAAAGCTGTTTCAGATGAAGGATTCGGTTGCTTGGAACAGGAAGACTGTTTCGAATGGATCTAAAACTCACTGTATGAAG ACTTGGAATCCGATTGATAACAAGAAGTTTGAGACTCTCTCCTACCTTCCACCTCTCACCGATGATTCGATCGCTAAGGAAATTGATTACATGATGAAAAAAGGATGGATTCCATGCCTTGAATTTGATGCA CTGGGGTACGTTTATCGCGAGAACAGCAGAATTCCTAACTACTACGATGGGAGGTACTGGACAATGTGGAAGCTTCCCATGTTTGGTTGCACGGACGCATCTCAAGTCCTCCATGAAATCGCGGAGTGCAAGAAGGCATATCCTACTGCTTACATCCGGTGTCTGGCTTTTGATAACATTAGGCAAGCTCAATGTATGTCCTTTGTCATCCAGAAGCCCACAACCACCTCCTAG